A stretch of the Proteus sp. ZN5 genome encodes the following:
- the sbcB gene encoding exodeoxyribonuclease I: protein MSNSAKTPTFYIHDYETFGTNPALDRPAQFAGIRTDMDFNIIEDPLVIYCKPNDDYLPHPEAVMITGITPQIAAKNGMVEAEFTRQIHQAFSQPNSCIMGYNNLRFDDEVTRNILYRNFYDPYAYSWQKGNSRWDLLDVLRACYALRPEGIVWPENEDGFPSFRLELLTKANGISHENAHDAMSDVYATIAMAKKLKQAQPRMFDYFFNLRDKRKVQALIDIPAMTPIVHVSGMFGAARSNLSLVAPLAWHPDNRNAVIVCDLAADISPLLTLDSDQLRERLYTPRSELSVDEPPVPIKLLHINKCPIVAPQNTLRQQDADRIGLDVDVCLKNQAILFSHPEIRNKVVEIFAQQTPFAVSDNVDSQIYNGFFSENDRSAMEIIRSTQPQNLPALDLTFEDARMEPLFFRYRARNYPSTLDYDEQQRWLAHRKEMLTPEKLTEYINIIQLLAEEHADNEEKLKQLQELYLYAQEIAS, encoded by the coding sequence TTGTCTAATTCAGCAAAAACGCCCACTTTTTACATTCATGACTACGAAACCTTTGGCACTAATCCAGCCCTAGATCGCCCAGCTCAATTTGCAGGTATAAGAACCGACATGGATTTCAATATTATTGAAGATCCTCTCGTTATTTATTGCAAACCTAATGATGATTATCTACCCCATCCAGAAGCTGTGATGATCACAGGAATAACACCACAAATTGCGGCAAAAAATGGGATGGTTGAAGCAGAGTTTACTCGCCAGATCCATCAAGCTTTTAGCCAACCTAATAGTTGTATTATGGGTTATAACAATCTTCGTTTTGATGATGAAGTCACTCGTAATATCCTTTATCGTAATTTTTATGATCCTTATGCTTATAGCTGGCAAAAAGGAAATTCGCGTTGGGATTTACTTGATGTTTTACGTGCTTGCTATGCGCTGCGCCCTGAAGGAATTGTTTGGCCTGAAAATGAAGACGGTTTTCCAAGTTTCCGTTTAGAGTTATTGACTAAAGCCAATGGCATTTCTCATGAAAATGCCCATGATGCGATGTCTGATGTTTATGCCACCATTGCGATGGCAAAAAAATTAAAGCAAGCTCAACCAAGAATGTTTGATTATTTCTTTAATTTACGTGATAAACGCAAAGTACAAGCGCTAATTGATATTCCAGCAATGACACCAATTGTGCATGTTTCAGGTATGTTTGGTGCCGCGCGTTCTAATTTAAGTCTTGTTGCCCCATTAGCGTGGCACCCTGATAATCGTAATGCGGTTATTGTTTGTGACTTAGCCGCAGATATATCTCCTCTATTAACTCTCGACTCAGACCAATTACGTGAGCGTTTATATACACCACGTAGTGAATTGTCAGTTGATGAGCCACCTGTTCCAATTAAATTACTGCATATTAATAAATGCCCAATTGTGGCACCGCAAAATACATTAAGACAACAAGATGCAGATAGAATTGGTTTAGATGTTGATGTTTGTTTAAAAAACCAAGCGATCTTGTTTTCTCATCCTGAAATACGCAATAAAGTCGTGGAAATATTTGCTCAACAAACGCCTTTTGCTGTATCCGATAATGTTGATTCACAAATTTATAATGGTTTTTTCAGTGAAAATGATCGTAGTGCGATGGAGATTATTCGCTCAACACAACCTCAGAACTTACCAGCTTTAGATTTAACGTTTGAAGATGCGAGAATGGAACCTCTGTTTTTCCGTTATCGTGCAAGAAATTATCCTTCAACGCTTGATTATGATGAACAACAACGTTGGTTGGCGCATAGAAAAGAGATGTTAACGCCAGAAAAACTCACCGAATATATTAATATTATTCAGTTATTAGCTGAAGAACACGCCGATAACGAGGAAAAATTAAAACAGCTACAAGAGCTTTATTTATATGCTCAAGAGATTGCAAGTTAA
- the dld gene encoding D-lactate dehydrogenase, translated as MNESNSSVNQHFIRKLEGIVGKKQVLTQAHKTERYRKGFRSGQGKALAVVFPANLLEQWRVFKTCVEADKIIIMQAANTGLTEGSTPNGDDYDRDIVIISTLRQDKIQVLSEHNQVIAFPGSTLWHLEKVLKPLGREPHSVIGSSCIGASVIGGICNNSGGALVRRGPAYTELSLYARVNEKGEAELVNHLGIDLGETPEEILTNLDNRHYHEKQIQTTEKLASDHEYHERIRDVDANTPSRFNNDERRLYEAAGSAGKLSVFAVRLDTFPADHRTQVFYIGTNNPDELEDIRRHILSHFKKLPVAGEYMHRSYYKMAEVYGKDTFLVIDKLGTDKMPILFAVKGRVDAVLNKVPFLPKNMVDRTMQFMSKLWPAHLPERMTDFRDKYEHHLMLRMADDGIEEAATYLKEYFKQASGDYFECTEEEGNKAFLHRFAAAGAAVRYHAVHVNDVEDVLPLDIALRRNDKDWFEKLPPEIESKLLYKLYCGHFMCHVMHQDYIIKKGVDAKALKAEMLALLDQRGAEYPAEHNVGHMYYAKPQLKAFYKHNDPTNSMNPGIGKTSKLKYWGDECGCGRAHNDANTENKE; from the coding sequence ATGAATGAGAGTAATAGTTCTGTAAATCAACATTTTATTCGCAAACTTGAAGGTATCGTTGGTAAAAAACAGGTATTAACACAAGCACATAAAACAGAACGTTATCGTAAAGGTTTTCGTTCAGGACAAGGTAAGGCGTTAGCCGTTGTCTTTCCCGCTAATTTATTAGAACAATGGCGAGTTTTTAAAACCTGTGTTGAAGCCGATAAAATTATTATTATGCAAGCGGCGAATACTGGATTAACAGAAGGCTCGACACCTAATGGTGATGATTATGATAGAGACATCGTGATTATTAGTACATTACGTCAAGATAAAATACAGGTTCTCTCAGAGCATAATCAAGTTATCGCTTTTCCTGGCAGTACGTTATGGCATTTAGAAAAAGTATTAAAGCCATTAGGGCGTGAGCCTCATTCTGTTATTGGATCATCTTGTATTGGTGCGTCAGTAATAGGGGGGATTTGTAATAACTCAGGTGGTGCTTTAGTTCGCCGTGGACCTGCATATACCGAATTATCACTTTATGCTCGTGTTAATGAAAAAGGGGAAGCTGAATTAGTTAACCATTTAGGTATTGATTTAGGCGAAACGCCAGAAGAAATATTAACTAATTTAGATAATCGTCATTATCATGAGAAACAGATACAAACGACAGAAAAATTAGCTTCTGACCATGAATATCATGAGCGTATACGCGATGTTGATGCTAATACACCATCTCGTTTTAATAATGACGAACGCCGTTTATATGAAGCCGCTGGGAGCGCAGGAAAATTATCTGTATTTGCCGTGAGATTAGATACTTTCCCAGCAGATCATCGCACTCAGGTTTTTTATATTGGTACTAATAATCCGGACGAGCTTGAAGATATTCGCCGTCATATTTTAAGTCATTTTAAAAAGCTACCAGTTGCTGGAGAATATATGCACCGAAGCTATTATAAAATGGCTGAAGTGTATGGAAAAGATACGTTTTTGGTGATTGATAAATTAGGCACAGATAAAATGCCAATATTATTTGCCGTAAAAGGGCGAGTAGATGCGGTATTAAATAAAGTGCCTTTCTTACCTAAAAACATGGTAGATAGAACCATGCAATTTATGAGCAAACTATGGCCTGCTCATTTACCAGAGCGTATGACAGATTTTCGTGACAAATATGAACATCATCTTATGTTAAGAATGGCTGATGATGGAATTGAAGAAGCTGCGACTTATTTAAAAGAATACTTTAAACAAGCTTCAGGTGATTATTTCGAATGTACTGAAGAGGAAGGTAATAAAGCATTCTTACACCGTTTTGCTGCCGCTGGTGCCGCTGTTCGTTATCATGCTGTACATGTGAATGACGTTGAAGATGTATTGCCATTAGATATTGCATTGCGTCGTAATGACAAAGATTGGTTTGAAAAATTACCGCCAGAAATAGAGAGTAAATTACTTTATAAACTCTATTGTGGGCATTTTATGTGTCATGTTATGCATCAAGATTACATTATTAAAAAAGGTGTTGATGCTAAGGCATTAAAAGCAGAAATGCTGGCGTTATTAGATCAACGTGGAGCAGAATATCCCGCAGAGCATAACGTGGGTCATATGTATTATGCTAAGCCTCAATTAAAAGCATTCTATAAACATAACGATCCAACCAATAGCATGAATCCAGGTATTGGTAAAACCTCAAAATTAAAATATTGGGGAGATGAGTGTGGTTGTGGACGTGCACATAATGATGCTAATACAGAGAATAAAGAATAA
- a CDS encoding LysR family transcriptional regulator — translation MDIRTLRYFVEVVQLNGFSRAADALFITQPAVSRSIKKLEDELGVTLLVREVDGVRLTDDGAILFEHAKQILAQFNSMNKALQDKSGPLTGILNVGLPPVIASTYFADIIMAFSSLHPQVELKIFELGTKQMADAMREGRVETAAVVLPFNEDNFELTPFSEESLMLLMSPSHPLAIKKEVHFNELINEPFIFFSEDFRINDLIYSACGIYNTEPIIAGRSNHLDLIIAMVKAGVGVTLLPNSMCNKNPIDDLVVVPVVEPTLSYQIALANNKNSYKSRSCQAWEQLAREKLIIE, via the coding sequence ATGGATATTCGTACATTGCGCTATTTTGTTGAGGTTGTTCAATTAAATGGTTTTAGCCGAGCCGCTGATGCGCTATTTATCACTCAACCTGCGGTTAGTCGTAGTATTAAAAAATTAGAAGATGAGTTAGGTGTTACTTTATTAGTGAGAGAAGTTGATGGTGTCAGGCTAACGGATGATGGTGCAATACTGTTTGAACATGCAAAACAGATACTTGCACAATTTAATAGTATGAATAAAGCATTACAAGATAAGTCTGGACCATTAACAGGGATATTAAATGTTGGATTACCTCCTGTAATAGCCTCGACTTATTTTGCAGATATTATTATGGCATTTAGCTCTCTTCATCCTCAGGTTGAACTAAAAATATTTGAATTAGGCACTAAGCAAATGGCTGATGCCATGAGAGAAGGAAGGGTTGAAACGGCTGCGGTCGTATTGCCTTTTAATGAAGATAATTTTGAATTAACACCTTTTTCAGAAGAAAGTTTAATGCTATTAATGTCGCCATCCCATCCTTTGGCTATAAAAAAAGAAGTTCATTTTAATGAATTGATTAATGAGCCTTTTATTTTCTTTTCTGAAGATTTTCGTATTAATGATTTAATTTATAGTGCTTGTGGTATTTACAATACAGAGCCTATTATTGCGGGGCGCAGCAACCATTTAGATTTAATTATTGCAATGGTAAAAGCGGGTGTAGGGGTAACGCTTTTACCTAACAGCATGTGTAATAAAAATCCTATTGATGATTTGGTTGTTGTTCCTGTGGTAGAACCAACTTTGTCATATCAAATAGCACTAGCAAATAATAAAAATAGCTATAAAAGCCGCAGTTGCCAAGCATGGGAACAGTTAGCAAGAGAAAAGCTAATAATAGAATAA
- a CDS encoding thiamine pyrophosphate-binding protein has product MSKTVVEYMLNRLYDLGISDVFGVAGDYAFPIEDTICNSNHMRWIGNCNELNAAYAADGYARIKGMAALSTTFGVGELSAINAIAGSYAENLPIFHLVGMPASGVQKSKRLVHHTLGNGDFDIFYQLGQRLACAHTILTPENCIPEMERLIVTALKERRPVYIGLPSDYATMQVIEHSPIITPKKPISDQEILEKVVSLIIEKLTHSNNTCVLPGILSARLGLSDNVRSFIDKTGLPYATMFMDKSILSESHPQYVGMYDGKLMTPEVREFVENSDYVLGIGAMMTDFNTGSFTANIKSKQYISIMPEYVEIDSVIYTSIYMEDVLSALTQRLPNRTYHQIKAKGLGEAVLSDNGKITAQYLYPHLEKFFKPNDIIIAETGTSSMGLGFSLLPDGAQFHNQTLWGSIGWATPASFGAALAAPNKRVILITGEGSHQLTVQEISQFVRFGLKPIILVLNNDGYLIERLLCDYPEAYYNDLAQWNYHQLPKAFGARDWYCEKVTTIDELNKALEVAGSSENASYIEIVTERYEASELAQKLKESKDSLYSF; this is encoded by the coding sequence ATGAGTAAGACTGTCGTTGAGTATATGTTAAACCGCCTATATGACTTAGGAATAAGTGATGTTTTTGGTGTTGCAGGTGATTATGCGTTCCCTATAGAAGATACTATTTGTAATAGCAACCATATGCGTTGGATTGGTAACTGCAATGAATTAAATGCGGCTTACGCTGCTGATGGTTATGCCCGAATTAAAGGTATGGCTGCGTTATCGACAACATTTGGTGTTGGTGAATTAAGTGCGATTAATGCTATCGCTGGCTCTTATGCAGAAAACTTACCTATCTTTCATTTAGTTGGTATGCCAGCAAGTGGTGTACAAAAAAGTAAGCGTCTGGTTCATCACACATTAGGTAATGGTGATTTTGATATTTTTTATCAATTAGGCCAACGCCTTGCTTGTGCTCACACAATATTGACACCTGAAAATTGTATTCCCGAAATGGAACGCTTAATTGTGACGGCATTAAAAGAGCGTCGTCCTGTTTATATTGGCTTACCTTCTGATTATGCCACTATGCAAGTGATAGAACATTCACCAATCATCACACCGAAAAAACCAATAAGCGATCAAGAAATACTTGAAAAAGTAGTATCACTCATTATTGAAAAACTTACACACAGCAATAATACCTGCGTATTGCCCGGTATTTTATCCGCACGTTTAGGGTTATCAGATAATGTTCGATCTTTTATTGATAAGACCGGCTTACCTTATGCCACTATGTTTATGGATAAAAGTATTTTAAGTGAATCTCATCCTCAATATGTTGGTATGTATGATGGCAAATTAATGACACCTGAAGTCAGAGAATTTGTAGAAAATAGTGATTACGTATTAGGAATTGGTGCAATGATGACTGACTTTAATACAGGGAGTTTCACTGCCAATATTAAATCAAAGCAATATATCAGCATCATGCCAGAATATGTTGAGATTGATTCTGTTATCTATACATCCATTTATATGGAAGACGTGCTCTCAGCACTAACTCAAAGATTACCGAATAGAACTTATCATCAGATAAAAGCCAAAGGATTAGGTGAAGCTGTATTATCTGATAACGGTAAAATTACTGCTCAGTATCTCTATCCTCATTTAGAAAAGTTTTTTAAACCTAACGATATTATTATTGCTGAAACAGGTACATCATCAATGGGGTTAGGTTTTTCCCTATTACCAGATGGTGCACAATTCCATAATCAAACATTATGGGGTTCTATTGGTTGGGCAACACCTGCATCATTTGGTGCTGCACTTGCAGCCCCTAACAAACGAGTTATTTTAATTACAGGTGAAGGCTCACATCAATTAACCGTACAAGAGATCAGCCAATTTGTTCGTTTTGGATTAAAACCAATCATCCTTGTGTTAAATAACGATGGTTACTTAATTGAACGATTATTATGTGATTATCCCGAAGCTTATTATAACGATCTTGCTCAATGGAATTATCATCAATTACCTAAAGCATTTGGTGCAAGAGATTGGTATTGTGAGAAAGTCACAACAATAGATGAATTAAATAAAGCGCTTGAAGTCGCAGGATCCTCAGAAAATGCCTCTTATATCGAAATAGTAACAGAGCGATATGAAGCTTCTGAATTAGCACAAAAATTAAAAGAGTCTAAAGATTCGCTTTATTCTTTTTAA
- a CDS encoding immunity 8 family protein, whose protein sequence is MKAILKELSSDFYDLDNYYPDNECFSLSLLLRIGTEDSNSADNFDLFVCSPKWISENVWEPRIFRHTLITREYNINEIKKVINSYIAKCDGNSWLEIAGKLSCYFAWEYENYHF, encoded by the coding sequence TTGAAAGCAATATTAAAAGAGTTATCTAGCGATTTTTATGATTTAGATAATTATTATCCTGATAATGAGTGTTTTTCTTTGAGTTTATTACTGCGTATAGGTACAGAAGATAGTAATAGTGCTGACAATTTTGATCTGTTTGTTTGTTCTCCTAAATGGATCTCGGAGAATGTATGGGAACCTCGGATATTTAGGCATACGCTTATTACACGAGAATATAATATTAATGAAATAAAAAAAGTTATTAATAGTTATATTGCCAAGTGTGATGGTAACTCATGGTTAGAAATAGCAGGGAAACTTTCTTGTTATTTTGCATGGGAGTATGAAAATTACCATTTTTAA